Part of the Methanobacterium formicicum genome, GATGAATTCGCAGCGGGAAGCTCCACTGAAACATCGTGTTTCGGCCATACTGACAACCCTGCCGCCCCGGGACGCATACCGGGGGGATCCAGTGGGGGCAGTGCCGCAGCAATCGCTGCAAGAATGTGCGACCTGGCCCTGGGTTCAGATACCGGTGGATCCATACGTAATCCAGCCTCCCACTGTGGAGTGATGGGATTCAAGCCAACTTACGGTGCAGTGAGCAGACAGGGCCTGCTGGATCTGGCCATGAGCTTCGACCAGATCGGACCCTTCGCTACGGATGCCAGTGGTATAGCTTTAATGCTGGAGGTTATTGCCGGTGAAGACCGCCGGGAGTGTACCACCATTGACTGGAAAGTCCCAGAATTCACCTCTTCCAGCACTGATCCAGAAAATGCACTTAAAGGCATGAAGCTGGGGGTAGTGAAGGAATTCTTCCATGTATCAGATGAGGCTATCGTCAATATTATTGAAGATCGCATCAACCAGATGCAGGAGGCTGGGGCAGAAGTGGTGGAATTAAGTTTCGATCATCTCAAATTATGCCTACCTACCTACTACCTCATAAACTATGTGGAATTCTTCTCTGCCACCCGAAAGTACGATGGCCGAAAGTACGGGGAACGAATTGAAGAAGTGTGTGGAGAGGAAGTACTCCGCAGGATACAGATGGGATCCTACATCAGCCAGAAAGAATTCAGTGGCAAGTACTACAAGAAGGCCTTACAGGCCCGTTCCCTCATACGGAGAGAAATAACCCGACTCCTGAAAGATGTGGATGTGCTGGTTGGTCCCACCGTACCCAAACTACCTCATAAACTGGGCACCTCCCTGGAACCAATGGAAATGTACGCCTACGACATCCTGACTGTTATAGCCAACCTGGCTGGTATACCTGCAGCCAGCACACCGGCCGGAGATGTTAAGGGAGTACCAGTGGGAATGCAGTTCCAGGCCAAACCACTGGATGATGAGAAGATATTGCAGTTGATGGCTGCACAGGAAAGATTGGATTAAAATATTTCTTCCCTATCTTTATTTTTATTTTCAGCCATTAATGACAAATAGAATTCTAATTCAACTAACCAGTTATCAAATTAAAAAAACAGGACTTATAAATTAAAAAACCAGCTGTGGATTCCATGAAAAGAATAGGCATCCTCAATGTTAAAGGGTCTCTGCCCAATTTCGAGGACTTTGGAAAACTTCCCACCCATTTGTTAAATGACAATGGGTTGGTAGGTGGCCAAAAGGCACACCATGTTCTGAATGGTCTCATAATACCCGGGGGCAGTATCGTAGAGTCAGAAAGTATCACTCCGGAGGTAGAAAGGGTTATCCGGAAAATGGATGCTCAGGGGAAGTTCATACTGGGGATGTGCTCTGGATTTCAGGTACTGGCCCATAAAACAGATATAGGGCGTAAATCTCCCTGTCCAGTGGAACGTGAGGGACTGGGAATACTGGATGTCACCTTCCATCCCCTTATTGGCACCGACCGGGTGGAAGCAGAAGTGGCTGATGACTCCTTCCTCACCACGGGAATGAAGGGAAAAAGTGTCACTGGATTCCATTGCCACACCTACGGGGATATAAGGGGAGATGCACCACCAGTACTATTTTCACAGGTTAAAAGAACCGATTACACGGATAATCCACGTAAAATACTTGCAGGGGTTCGTAATGATGAAGGAAACGTGGTGGGGACCATGATTCACGGTTCTCTGGATGAAAACCCCTCCCTGGTTAATAACATCCTGAATTACCTGGATACGGATGAAGAAGAAACAAAACAAATCTATCAGGCTAACCAGGAACTTCTAAAGAAAATCAAGGGAGAAATAGGAATCGGTCTGGATATTTACGCTGATTATCGGTTATCCTCCAACATGGATGGATTGCACCAACCAATCTCTGGAAATAACCCTGAAAATGTAGAAATACCTCCTTTCCTCATGATAGCCAGCACCGGGTCTGATTCAGGGAAAACATTCCTCACCACGGGAATGGTGGGAGCCCTGCGCAGGAAAGGCTACCGGGTGGGAGTTTTAAAGGTGGGCCCGGATACCCGGGACCTGGTGCCAGCCCTCTACCTCAACAAGGAAAGAATGGTCAACTTTTCATCCATTAAAATCGGTGGACTGGGCTGGAAAGGTTTGAAAGAGATAATCAACACTTTAAAAGGTAAAAAATATGATTTGATATTGATTGAGGGAGTTATGAGTGTTTTCACTGGCCTTTTAAATGAAAAAACACCCTTCTCTGCTGCGGAGATAGCTCTGGCCGGGAACATCCCCACCATCATGGTAACCGGATGTAACAAGGGAGGCATAGAAACCGCGGCACTGGATCTGGCTTCTCATCTGGAAATGATGGAGAAACTGGGCATAAAAACAGTTGGAGCTATTTTAAACAAGGTTTACCATGAAAAAATAGCAGAAAACGCCTCCCGCTACATTAAAAAAAGCACTGGGCTGGACTGGGTGGCCCGGGTACCCAAGGCCCAGCTGGCAGCCCGTGGTGGAACTCCGGAGGTGGAGATAAAACTGGAAAATTTCTGCCAGAAGGCCATGGAAACAGTGGAACAACACCTGGATGTTGAAGAAATAATGAAAATGGCTAAAAAACCTGAATTTACGGGTTACCGGCCTTACAGTGATATTTTGGATATTTATTTGTCCTAATGTTCTCACTATAAATTATTAAAAAATCACTTACTAAGGGGTCGTCTCCTAAAAATAAATTTATTGTTCATTAATTTTCTTTTTTTCCATGTATTTATCAAATGCTTTTTGTTTATGGGTATTTGGTTTCATTATTATTTATATGTCTTGTGCCGTGTTAATCAGATTTTTTGACGAGAATTCGTGCTATTCCGTGTGTTATTAATTGTGTACTTTAATTTTTAGATATAACTCCAAAAACAAGATCTTAAAAAAATTAACTATGATAAATTCATTGATCTCTTTAAAAAAGGAAAAAAGGGGTTGAATGGGTTGGTTTATTTTTTCTTTGGTGTTAGTATTCCTCCGAGTATGGCTAGTATGGCTAGTATGAGGCTTGTTGTTGGTGTTCCTGTTTTTTGCATTGTTATGGTGTTGCTTGCTGCGTTTGCTGTTGTAGGGTTTGTTGTGGGGTCGTTGTTGTTTGGTGTTTCTATGTTAATGTTGAATGGTTTTATTGTGTCTGTGTTTCTGTTGTGTGTTTGTGAGTTTATTGTGGGTATGATGGTGTATTTTCCGCTTGTTAGTGCCCTAAGTGTAAGATACAAATAAGGATCTCCTACTTTTACGTTGTTGAGTGTCCATGTTATTGTTCTGTTTGTGGGGTTGTAGGTGTATGTTCCGCTGTCAACACTGGCTGTTACAAATTCCAAACCT contains:
- the gatA gene encoding Asp-tRNA(Asn)/Glu-tRNA(Gln) amidotransferase subunit GatA gives rise to the protein MSILEKSQSIRNHELTSEENLETFIKGIEKDNSAIRAFVELKVDEAREKAKEIDDKIKNGQKVGKLAGMVVGIKSNINVEDFHITAASPTLKTYLGSYDATVTRRIKAEDGIIIGMTNMDEFAAGSSTETSCFGHTDNPAAPGRIPGGSSGGSAAAIAARMCDLALGSDTGGSIRNPASHCGVMGFKPTYGAVSRQGLLDLAMSFDQIGPFATDASGIALMLEVIAGEDRRECTTIDWKVPEFTSSSTDPENALKGMKLGVVKEFFHVSDEAIVNIIEDRINQMQEAGAEVVELSFDHLKLCLPTYYLINYVEFFSATRKYDGRKYGERIEEVCGEEVLRRIQMGSYISQKEFSGKYYKKALQARSLIRREITRLLKDVDVLVGPTVPKLPHKLGTSLEPMEMYAYDILTVIANLAGIPAASTPAGDVKGVPVGMQFQAKPLDDEKILQLMAAQERLD
- a CDS encoding AAA family ATPase; this translates as MKRIGILNVKGSLPNFEDFGKLPTHLLNDNGLVGGQKAHHVLNGLIIPGGSIVESESITPEVERVIRKMDAQGKFILGMCSGFQVLAHKTDIGRKSPCPVEREGLGILDVTFHPLIGTDRVEAEVADDSFLTTGMKGKSVTGFHCHTYGDIRGDAPPVLFSQVKRTDYTDNPRKILAGVRNDEGNVVGTMIHGSLDENPSLVNNILNYLDTDEEETKQIYQANQELLKKIKGEIGIGLDIYADYRLSSNMDGLHQPISGNNPENVEIPPFLMIASTGSDSGKTFLTTGMVGALRRKGYRVGVLKVGPDTRDLVPALYLNKERMVNFSSIKIGGLGWKGLKEIINTLKGKKYDLILIEGVMSVFTGLLNEKTPFSAAEIALAGNIPTIMVTGCNKGGIETAALDLASHLEMMEKLGIKTVGAILNKVYHEKIAENASRYIKKSTGLDWVARVPKAQLAARGGTPEVEIKLENFCQKAMETVEQHLDVEEIMKMAKKPEFTGYRPYSDILDIYLS